GAAGCCCGCCTCGCCGAGATACCTGGAGAGCATCTCGGCGAGGCGGCGATCGTCCTCGATCAGGAGGATCCGCGGCCCCACATGCCCAAGTCTACCCGCGGGGGTCGTGGCGACGGGCCATGTGCTCCCCGAGCGCCTTGCGCTGCTCGGGGGTCAGCACGTCGGCCACGTCAGCAAGGGCGCTGGCAAGACGTTTCGATGCCTGCTCGGCGAGCGCCAGCTGATTGGCGCGCAGCGACTCGATGGCGGCCCGGTCGATGGTGGGCTGCGTGAGCAGCGCGACCGCCTGATCGCGGGCGGCGTGGAGCCGGTCGTGGAGCGGCAGGAGGTCGCGGGCGGCCGCCTTCACGATGGGCGCCAGCGCCTGCTTCTGGGCCTCGGTGGCGTCGATCTCCACGTAGAAATGCTTGAGCATCCGGTCGAGATGCGCGTCCAGGTGCGCCGGATCCATGGCCCCGTGCATGAAGCCGCCGCGATGCCAGGCGCCGAAGCCGCCGACATGGGCATAGGCCTTGAGCCCGACCACGGCGCCGAGGGCAGCGACGGCGGTCGCGATGGCGGCCCACCGGAACAAGCGCCGGCGCGAGGGCGCAGGCGAGGACTGGGGAGGCTGGGGAGTCGTGGTGCTGTCCGTCATGGCTGTCTCCTTTTCCGGGATTGATCCCGTGGAGAAGAGCCTGGCCCCCGCGCGTGAACGGGGAATGTGCGGAACGTAAAGTTTTGTGAAGCCGCGCGCCTCAGCGGCGCGCCGCCTGGATGGCCCGCCACACGCGCTCGGGCGTGGCCGGCATCTCCAGGTGCTCCACCCCGAGCTCGGCGAGGGCGTCCACGATGGCGTTCACCACCGCGGCCAGCGCGGGCGTCGTGCCGCCCTCGCCGCCGCCCCGCAGCCCCAGCGGGTTCGAGGTGGAGGGCACCTCGCTGATCTCGGTGGCGAGCGGCGGGAGCTGATCCGCGCGGGGCAGCGCGTACTCCATGAAGGTCGCCGCCCGCTGCTGGCCCGCCTCGTCGTAGTCGCAGAGCTCCCACAGCGCCTGCCCCACGCCCGCCGCGATGCCCCCGTGGGTCTGCCCGTGCAGGATGAGGGGATTCACGGCGCGGCCCACGTCGTCCACCGTGGTGTAGCGCACGATCTCGACCACGCCGGTCTCCGCGTCCACCTCGACCTCGCACACCGCCGAGCCGTAGGGGAACGAGGGCACCGGCATTGTCTCGTCGCTGGCGCCTGCGAGGGGACCGCGCAGCGCGGGCGGCGCATCCGTGCGTAAGGCCGCCGTGGCGATCGCGGCGAGCTCGACGGTGCGTGAGGTGCCCCGCACGGCGAAGCGGCCGGCCGCGAAGACGATGTCGGCAGGCGCCGCCTCGAGGAGCCATGCGGCGAGGACGGCGCCGCGCGCCACCAGCGCGTCGGCGGCTCGAGCCATCACCACGGCGCCGAGGCGCATGGAGCGGCCCGAGTGCGAGCCGCCGCCCACGGGCGCGCGCTCGGTGTCGCCGGTGACGAGGTGCACGCGCGGGAGTGAGACGCCCAGCCACTCCGCCACGAGCTGAGCGAAGCTCGTCTCGTGACCTTGGCCGGCGGACAGCGTGCCAAGGACGACCTCGACCGCGCCATCGGGGCGCGCCGTGATCTCCGCCCGCTCGCGCGGGGCGCCGGTGTTCAGCTCGATGTAGTTGGCGAGGCCGATGCCGCGCTGGCGCCCGCGGCGGCGCGCCTCGGCCCGCCGCGCCTCGAAGCCGGCCCAGTCCGCGAGCGCAACCACGCGGTCCTGCGCCGCCCCGTAGTCGCCGCTGTCGTACACGAGGCCCAGCGGGTTCGTGTGCGGCATGGCCTCGCGCGGGATCAGGTTCCGGCGGCGGAGCGTCACGCGATCGAAGCCATGGCGCCGCGCCGCGAGGTCGATGAGGCGCTCGATCACGAACATCACCTCCGGCCGTCCCGCGCTCCGGTAGGGGGTGGTGGGGGCGGTGTTGGTGAGGACGGCGCGCCCGTCCATGAGCGCCGTCGAGATCCGGTACACGCTCGGGAGCACGCCGATGCCCTTGGCGAGAGGGATGAACGACACGGCGTGCGCGCCGACATTGCTGGTATTGGCGCCGCGCAGCGCGAGGAAGGCGCCGTCGCGGTCGAGGGCCAGCGAGACCTCGGCATGCAGATCGCGGCTCTGATAGTCGGTGAGCAGGGCCTCCGTCCGATCGCAGGTCCACTTGACCGGGCGGCGCAGGCGCCGCGCCGCCCAGGCGACGAGGCTGAACTCCGGATAGGAGCTGTTGCGGGTGCCGTAGTTGCCGCCTACGTCGCCCGCGATCACGCGCACGGCATCTTCCGCCACGCCGAGGGTGCCGGCGAGATCGGCGCGGCAGCGCTGGACGCCGCCCGAGCCCGCGTGAAGCGTGTACCGTCCGGTCGCTTCGTCGTAGGACGCCAGCGCGGTGCGCGGCTCCATGGGCACGCCCGTGACGCGGTTGATGCGCGTGGTCAGGGTCACCACGTGCGCGGCCCGGGCGAACGCGGCGTCGGTGGCCGCCCGGTCGCCGACCCGCGAGTCCACGCAGACGTTGCCGGGACACTCGGGATAGAGGGCGGGCGCGTCCGCCGCGACGGCGGCGGCGGCCGTGGTCACCGCGGCGAGCGGCGCCCAGTCGACCCGCACGCGGTCCGCCCCGTCGCGCGCCGCCGCCGCTGTCTCGGCGACGACCATCGCCACCGGCTCGCCGACAAAGCGAGCCCGGTCGGCGGGGAGGGGCAGATGCGGGGCCACGAAGAACTCCGAGCCGTCACGGCTTCGTAGCGGCACCTCGTGCGGATTCGTCGGGACAGGACGATGCGGGATGGGCCGGAGCCCGTCGGCGGCCGCGTCGGCCCCGGTGAGCACCGCGAGCACGCCGAGGACGCCGAGCGCGGCGGCCGCGTCGATGGCACCGATCCGCGCATGCGGGTGCGGCGAGCGTACGAAGGCGGCGTGGGCCTGGCCGGGCAGATTCACGTCGTCGCCGAAGCGACCGGCGCCGGTGAGAAGGCGGGGGTCTTCCTTCCGCCGCACAGGCTTGCCGATGCCGTCGGGCGCGGCGTGCGTCCGTGACGCGAGGAACGAGGGTGGCGCGACGCCGTCCATGCGATCCGGGCGCCTCAGCGCCGGCGAAGCCGTGGTAGCGCGGCGGCGCCCACGCCCTGTCGCCGCCGCCACTCGGCCGGCGGCATACCAGTGGCCCGCCGGAACGCGCGGCTGAACGCCGCCTCCGAGTCATAGCCGACATCGAGCGCCACCGCCGCGACCTTGGCGTCGCCGTCGGCGAGCCGCCGCGCCGCCAGCTGCATGCGCCAGCTCGTGAGGTACTGCATGGGTGGGCGGCCGACGAACTGCGTGAAGCGCTCGGCGAGCGCGGACCGGGAGATGCCCACCTCGCGGGCCAGCTCGTGCAGGCTCCACGGGCGCGACGGGACCTCGTGCAGACGCGCGAGGGCGCGGCCAACGACCGGATCGCGCAGGCCCGCCAGCCATCCCGCGTGCCGGCCCGCCGTCGAAGCCAGATGCCGGCGCAGCAGCTCCACGAACATCAGCTCGCTGAGACGCAGGCGCATGCAGTCGCCGCCCGCGCGGGTCTGCCGCGACTCCGCGATCGTGAGGTCCAGCAGGCGCGCCAGCGCGTTGTCGGCGCCGGCGTCGGCGCGGCGCACGTGCAGCAGCCGGGGCAGCGTCGCGAGCAGCGGGTTGTAGGGCCGCACGTCGCAGGCGAGGAAGCCGCAGACGAGGTGGAGCATGTCCCGCCCCCCTCCATCCTCGACGACGCGAAAGGGAAGCTGACCGCGCGCCATCGCCCGCATGAATTCGACCACCTCGACGGCCGACGGCCCGCGGCCGCGATCCCGCTCGATCGACATCACGTACGGATCACCGCGCGGGAACACGAGCACGTCGCCCGCCTCCAGGCGCGTCGGCGCGCCATCGGGCAAGAGGCGGCCCCAGCAGGCGCCGTCGGTGATCACATGATAGGAGATCACACGCTGCGCCCCCGGCAGCACCGCGGGGGCGAGCACGGCGCCGTCGGGCATCGCGATCTCCCACGGCGCGCGCGCCTCGACGAGGAAGTACACCGCGCCGGTGAGGCGCACGGTACGGAGCACGTCGGAGAGCACGTCCACCGCGGGCGCCTCCGCGCCCTCGGACGCGTGAGCAAGCACCGCGGACGCTCGGGCAAGTAGGCCCCGCGTCCCCGCCCGCGCCGCGGACGGGGCGGCAAGTGATCCGGACGCGGAGTCATGGCGACGCGGCACGCCCCGATTCTACACTGCGCGCCAGCCGTGATCGTTCGACACAGGGGAGGAGACGCCATGGAGACCGTGACGAGGGGACTGGTGAGCGCGAGCGCGGCGGAGGTCTACGAGGAGCTCTACTTGCCCGCCATCTTCCAGGAGTGGGCGCCGCGCATGGCGGAGGCGGCGCGCGTCGCGCCCGGCGACCGCGTGCTCGACGTCGCGTGCGGCACCGGCGTGCTCGCGCGCGCGCTCGTGGGGCGCGTCGGGCCGGCCGGCGCGGTGGTGGGCCTCGACGTCAACGACGGCATGCTCGCCGTCGCCCGGCGGAAAGGACTTGAGATCGAGTGGCGTGCGGGAGCCGCGGAAGCCCTGCCGTTCCCCGATGCCACGTTCGACGCCGTGGTCAGCCAGTTCGGGTTGATGTTCTTCCAGGACCGCGCGGGCGCCATCGCGGAGATGTTGCGCGTGCTGCGCCCGGGCGGCCGCCTGGCGGTGGCGGTGTGGGACACGCTCGAGCGGACACCCGGCTATGCGGCCTTCACCGGCCTACTGGACCGGCTGTTCGGCCCCGGCACCGCGGAGGCGCTCCGGTCACCGTTCGTGCTGGGCGACACGGCGCGCCTCCGCGCCCTCTTCCGCGAGGGCGGCGCGGGCGACGTGGAGATCGCCACGCACGAGGGCGCCGCGCGCTTCCCTTCGCTCGAGACCTGGGTGCACGCCGACGTCAAGGGCTGGACCGCCGCCGATCTGATCGACGACGCGGGCTACGCGCGGCTCCTCGACGCGGCCCGGCGGGAGCTGCGTCCGTTCGTGCGCGAGGACGGGAGAGTGCGGCTCACGCTGCCCGCCCACATCGTCACGACGACACGGGCCGGGGGCGCCGAGTGATGAGGAGTCGAGGGTGGCTCAGCCCCAGAGCTGGCGCGATGCCAGCCGCGCGCCTTCCGCCATCGCCTTGAGCTTCTCCCAGACGATCTCGGGCTCGACGATGGGCGTCGAGCGCGCGAAGGTGCCGAAGCCGCAGTCCGAGCCGGCGATCACGCGCTCGCGTCCCACCACCTCGGCATAGCGGACGATTCTCTGGGCGACCAGCTCCGGGTGCTCGATGAAGTTGGTGGTGGAGTCGAGCACTCCGGGGATGAGGACCTTGTCGTCGGGGAGCTTCACGTCCTTGAACACCGCCCACTCGTGCTCGTGGCGGGGGTTGGCGCCCTCCAGCGAGATCGCGTGGGGCCGCGCCTTGAGGACGACGGGCAGGATCTCGCGGAGCGGGATGTCCCGATGATGCGGGCCTTCATAGTTTCCCCAGCACAGGTGGATGCGCATGCGCTCCGGCGGGATGTCGCGCACCGCGTGGTTCAGCGCCTCCACGTTGGCGGCGGCGATCTTGACGAAGTCCGCGTTCGACAGCTCGTGGAACGCCAGGTGCCGGCTCATGGCGAGATCCGGGCAGTCGATCTGGAGCGTCACCCCGGCGCGGGCGATCGCGTCGTACTCCTCCTTCATGACGTCGACCAAGCGCGCGAGATACGCCTCCCGGGTCGGGTAGTGCTCGTTGCGCAGAAAGTGGGCGATCACGCCCGGTGAGGCCGCGGTCATGAAGCCCTCCGTGGCGCCGGAGCCGGCGAGGGCGGCCTGGAGGTTGGCGATGTCCCGGCCCACCGCGGCGCGATCCTTCCACTCGATCGGCCCGGTGCAGGAGGGGCGCGAGACGGTGGAGCGGGGCTCGCGCTTGGCCGCTTCGGGGAAATCGGCCCAGTCGGGGCGGGCGCGCACGAGGCTGGTCCCATCGAAGCCGGTGAGCCGGTGCCGCACATAGGTGGAGTAGCCGACCTTGCCCTGCTCGCCGTCGCTCACGAGGTCCACGCCGGCCCCGACCTGCTTGCGCACGATCTCGCCCACCGCCGCGCGCACGCGCGTCTGGAAGGCGGCCGTCTCGGGGGCAGCGCCCGTGTCGAGCGCCTCGAGGGTGGCGGTGAGGTCGGCGGGCCGGGGTAGGCTTCCCGTGTGCGTGGTGAGAATGCGGTCGACGCTATGCTTCATCGCGCGCTCCGGACGGCCGCCACCATGGCCGCGTAGCCTCCGCGGAGGACGGCCGCGTCGGAGGCGTAATTGATGATGGTGGCCCCGAGGGCGATCATCTCGCGCACTCCCTCCACACTGTCGGTGAGCATGGCCACCGCCTTGCCGTGCTTGCGCGCCGCCGCGGCCAGGCGCTGCCGGTATTCCAGGAGCGTGGGCTTCTGCGCCGGCGTGCCGAGCACGCCGAGGTTCTGGGCGAGGTCGGTGGGGCCGATGGTGAGGGCATCGATGCCCGGCACGGACGCGATCTCGTCCAGATAGTC
The Candidatus Methylomirabilota bacterium genome window above contains:
- a CDS encoding xanthine dehydrogenase family protein molybdopterin-binding subunit, which codes for MDGVAPPSFLASRTHAAPDGIGKPVRRKEDPRLLTGAGRFGDDVNLPGQAHAAFVRSPHPHARIGAIDAAAALGVLGVLAVLTGADAAADGLRPIPHRPVPTNPHEVPLRSRDGSEFFVAPHLPLPADRARFVGEPVAMVVAETAAAARDGADRVRVDWAPLAAVTTAAAAVAADAPALYPECPGNVCVDSRVGDRAATDAAFARAAHVVTLTTRINRVTGVPMEPRTALASYDEATGRYTLHAGSGGVQRCRADLAGTLGVAEDAVRVIAGDVGGNYGTRNSSYPEFSLVAWAARRLRRPVKWTCDRTEALLTDYQSRDLHAEVSLALDRDGAFLALRGANTSNVGAHAVSFIPLAKGIGVLPSVYRISTALMDGRAVLTNTAPTTPYRSAGRPEVMFVIERLIDLAARRHGFDRVTLRRRNLIPREAMPHTNPLGLVYDSGDYGAAQDRVVALADWAGFEARRAEARRRGRQRGIGLANYIELNTGAPRERAEITARPDGAVEVVLGTLSAGQGHETSFAQLVAEWLGVSLPRVHLVTGDTERAPVGGGSHSGRSMRLGAVVMARAADALVARGAVLAAWLLEAAPADIVFAAGRFAVRGTSRTVELAAIATAALRTDAPPALRGPLAGASDETMPVPSFPYGSAVCEVEVDAETGVVEIVRYTTVDDVGRAVNPLILHGQTHGGIAAGVGQALWELCDYDEAGQQRAATFMEYALPRADQLPPLATEISEVPSTSNPLGLRGGGEGGTTPALAAVVNAIVDALAELGVEHLEMPATPERVWRAIQAARR
- a CDS encoding methyltransferase domain-containing protein, giving the protein METVTRGLVSASAAEVYEELYLPAIFQEWAPRMAEAARVAPGDRVLDVACGTGVLARALVGRVGPAGAVVGLDVNDGMLAVARRKGLEIEWRAGAAEALPFPDATFDAVVSQFGLMFFQDRAGAIAEMLRVLRPGGRLAVAVWDTLERTPGYAAFTGLLDRLFGPGTAEALRSPFVLGDTARLRALFREGGAGDVEIATHEGAARFPSLETWVHADVKGWTAADLIDDAGYARLLDAARRELRPFVREDGRVRLTLPAHIVTTTRAGGAE
- a CDS encoding AraC family transcriptional regulator, translating into MLAHASEGAEAPAVDVLSDVLRTVRLTGAVYFLVEARAPWEIAMPDGAVLAPAVLPGAQRVISYHVITDGACWGRLLPDGAPTRLEAGDVLVFPRGDPYVMSIERDRGRGPSAVEVVEFMRAMARGQLPFRVVEDGGGRDMLHLVCGFLACDVRPYNPLLATLPRLLHVRRADAGADNALARLLDLTIAESRQTRAGGDCMRLRLSELMFVELLRRHLASTAGRHAGWLAGLRDPVVGRALARLHEVPSRPWSLHELAREVGISRSALAERFTQFVGRPPMQYLTSWRMQLAARRLADGDAKVAAVALDVGYDSEAAFSRAFRRATGMPPAEWRRRQGVGAAALPRLRRR
- a CDS encoding cobalamin-independent methionine synthase II family protein, with the protein product MKHSVDRILTTHTGSLPRPADLTATLEALDTGAAPETAAFQTRVRAAVGEIVRKQVGAGVDLVSDGEQGKVGYSTYVRHRLTGFDGTSLVRARPDWADFPEAAKREPRSTVSRPSCTGPIEWKDRAAVGRDIANLQAALAGSGATEGFMTAASPGVIAHFLRNEHYPTREAYLARLVDVMKEEYDAIARAGVTLQIDCPDLAMSRHLAFHELSNADFVKIAAANVEALNHAVRDIPPERMRIHLCWGNYEGPHHRDIPLREILPVVLKARPHAISLEGANPRHEHEWAVFKDVKLPDDKVLIPGVLDSTTNFIEHPELVAQRIVRYAEVVGRERVIAGSDCGFGTFARSTPIVEPEIVWEKLKAMAEGARLASRQLWG
- a CDS encoding Spy/CpxP family protein refolding chaperone, which codes for MTDSTTTPQPPQSSPAPSRRRLFRWAAIATAVAALGAVVGLKAYAHVGGFGAWHRGGFMHGAMDPAHLDAHLDRMLKHFYVEIDATEAQKQALAPIVKAAARDLLPLHDRLHAARDQAVALLTQPTIDRAAIESLRANQLALAEQASKRLASALADVADVLTPEQRKALGEHMARRHDPRG